In Legionella sp. PATHC035, a genomic segment contains:
- the ppa gene encoding inorganic diphosphatase, protein MSLMKISSGRDLPKEINVIIEIPMHSEPVKYEVNKESGVLFVDRFLSTPMFYPVNYGYVPNTLSEDGDPVDVLVVTPVPLVGGSVIPCRPVGMLKMTDESGVDAKILAVPTNKLTKIYEAVKTHEDIPQHLLNSLEHFFSHYKDLEEGKWVKLNGWVGPEAAYEEIMASVARFDDKEKK, encoded by the coding sequence ATGAGTTTAATGAAGATTAGCAGTGGTCGTGATTTGCCAAAAGAAATTAATGTAATTATTGAAATCCCTATGCACAGTGAACCTGTAAAATATGAAGTGAACAAAGAGTCTGGGGTGTTATTTGTTGACCGCTTTTTATCAACACCAATGTTCTATCCAGTCAATTATGGCTATGTCCCTAATACTTTATCGGAAGATGGAGATCCTGTTGATGTACTCGTTGTCACTCCAGTGCCTCTAGTTGGTGGCTCAGTAATTCCATGTCGACCTGTTGGAATGTTAAAAATGACTGATGAGTCGGGTGTGGACGCTAAAATTTTAGCTGTTCCTACCAACAAACTTACTAAAATTTATGAAGCAGTCAAAACCCATGAGGACATTCCACAACATTTATTAAACTCCCTAGAGCACTTTTTCAGCCATTATAAGGACTTAGAAGAGGGAAAATGGGTTAAGCTAAATGGTTGGGTTGGTCCTGAAGCCGCTTACGAAGAAATTATGGCTAGTGTGGCGCGTTTTGATGATAAAGAGAAAAAATAG
- the truB gene encoding tRNA pseudouridine(55) synthase TruB produces the protein MKANKSLAIDGILLLNKPEGMSSNTALQKAKRLLGAQKAGHTGSLDPLATGMLPLCFGEATKVCQFLLDADKCYETTGLLGIKTNTADATGEVTARVDGFTISEGQLLEVLEQHTGHIKQVPSMFSALKHNGTPLYRLAREGINIERKAREILISNLQLTAFDGIHFSLTVTCSKGTYIRNLVEDIGDVLGVGAHVTRLHRVYTSGLDNMPMYSLDALEAMSVSERMDCLIPMDRAVNHLEQVTLLDDEVITIRQGRTVINKIDVGVADCVRLYNESAQFIGLGERTTQGDIKAKRLLSF, from the coding sequence ATGAAAGCGAATAAATCGTTAGCAATAGATGGAATTTTATTGCTGAACAAACCGGAAGGAATGTCCTCTAATACAGCCTTACAGAAAGCAAAAAGGCTGCTAGGGGCACAAAAAGCGGGACATACGGGAAGTTTAGATCCATTAGCTACTGGTATGTTACCACTTTGCTTCGGTGAAGCGACGAAAGTATGTCAGTTTTTACTTGATGCAGATAAATGCTACGAAACTACGGGTCTGCTGGGTATTAAAACGAATACTGCTGATGCTACAGGAGAAGTCACTGCGCGTGTGGATGGATTTACTATTTCTGAAGGGCAATTATTGGAAGTATTGGAGCAACATACTGGACATATAAAGCAGGTTCCTTCGATGTTTTCCGCTTTAAAACACAACGGGACGCCTCTTTATCGGTTGGCTCGAGAAGGGATTAATATTGAGAGGAAAGCACGAGAGATCCTGATTAGTAATTTACAGCTTACTGCTTTTGATGGAATTCATTTCTCCTTAACAGTGACTTGTAGTAAAGGAACTTATATTCGTAACTTAGTTGAGGATATAGGTGACGTTTTAGGTGTAGGAGCTCATGTGACTCGCTTGCATCGAGTTTATACATCAGGTTTAGATAATATGCCCATGTATTCGCTTGATGCATTAGAGGCAATGTCTGTGTCCGAAAGAATGGATTGCTTAATTCCTATGGATAGAGCAGTGAATCATTTAGAGCAAGTCACTCTTTTGGATGACGAGGTAATTACTATCCGTCAAGGCAGAACAGTAATAAATAAAATTGATGTTGGAGTAGCTGATTGTGTACGTCTTTATAATGAGAGTGCGCAATTTATTGGGTTAGGTGAACGCACTACACAAGGTGATATTAAAGCGAAACGATTGCTTTCTTTTTAG
- the pnp gene encoding polyribonucleotide nucleotidyltransferase codes for MAKFTKEIAFGDHTLILETGEIARQADGAVLASMNGTQVLATVVGKKEGAEGNDFFPLTVNYQEKFYAVGKIPGGFNKREGRPSDNETLISRLIDRPIRPLFPDGFCNEVQVIATVLSLNPEVSADILAMVASSAALALSGVPFNGPIGAARVGYKDGIYLLNPSRKDLEQSRLDLVVAGTKDAILMVESEAKELSEDIMRGAIMFGHEMMKNVIKAIEELAAQGGKPRWEWTPPEVDSHLQQRVADMVKHEVEAAYLIRDKQERYQRLGELKEQTIAALQAENDELKADVIGSMFVEIERATVRNRILDGEPRIDGRDHKTVRPIAIRTKLLERTHGSVLFTRGETQAIVVATLGNERDAQMLDNIIGETKDRFMLHYNFPPYSVGETGMVGSPKRREIGHGRLAKRAIMAVLPEANEFPYVLRVVSEITESNGSSSMATVCGTSLALMDAGVPLKAPVAGVAMGLIKEGDRYAVLTDILGDEDHLGDMDFKVAGTEQGITALQMDIKIHGITSEIMEQALDQALAGRLHILGVMNNALSEHRDELSQHAPRITTMKVAEDKIRTIIGKGGATIKGLIDSTGVSIDIDDTGVVQLFSPDMNALEEAQKQIKALIAEIEVGQTYQGKVSKIVDFGAFINLLPGKDGLLHISQICSDRSQKVESVLHEGQEIEVFVAGIDKQGRVKLEWKDKPQAEGATDAPVTPAAAEPLEEVHQDAPSVSDRVGEEE; via the coding sequence GTGGCTAAGTTTACAAAAGAAATTGCATTTGGTGACCACACTCTTATATTGGAAACTGGTGAAATTGCGCGACAAGCTGATGGAGCAGTATTAGCCAGTATGAATGGCACCCAAGTATTAGCTACGGTAGTTGGAAAAAAAGAAGGTGCCGAAGGAAATGATTTTTTCCCTCTGACTGTAAACTATCAAGAAAAATTTTATGCAGTGGGTAAAATCCCCGGCGGATTTAACAAACGTGAAGGTAGACCATCTGATAATGAAACATTGATTTCACGCTTGATCGATCGCCCCATTCGACCTTTATTTCCAGATGGTTTTTGTAACGAAGTCCAAGTTATCGCGACAGTTCTTTCTTTAAATCCTGAAGTTTCCGCAGATATTCTGGCAATGGTTGCCTCTTCTGCAGCGTTAGCCCTCTCTGGCGTCCCTTTTAACGGGCCAATTGGCGCTGCACGGGTTGGTTATAAGGATGGTATTTACCTGCTTAATCCGAGCCGCAAAGACTTAGAGCAATCAAGACTGGATCTAGTTGTTGCCGGAACTAAAGATGCTATTTTGATGGTAGAGTCAGAAGCAAAAGAATTAAGCGAAGACATTATGCGTGGCGCGATTATGTTCGGTCATGAAATGATGAAAAATGTCATCAAGGCAATCGAAGAACTCGCAGCGCAAGGTGGTAAGCCTCGTTGGGAATGGACCCCTCCAGAAGTGGATAGTCATTTGCAACAACGAGTTGCTGATATGGTTAAGCATGAGGTTGAGGCAGCATACTTGATTAGAGACAAACAAGAGCGCTACCAACGTTTGGGTGAATTAAAAGAGCAAACAATCGCAGCCTTGCAAGCTGAAAATGATGAGTTAAAGGCAGATGTTATTGGTTCTATGTTTGTTGAAATCGAACGTGCGACTGTGCGCAATCGAATCCTTGATGGTGAGCCACGAATTGATGGACGTGATCATAAGACAGTTCGTCCTATTGCGATTCGTACAAAACTTCTGGAAAGAACACATGGCTCTGTTTTATTTACTCGCGGTGAAACACAAGCGATTGTTGTTGCGACTTTAGGAAATGAACGTGATGCACAAATGCTCGATAATATTATCGGAGAGACAAAAGATCGCTTTATGCTGCATTACAATTTCCCTCCCTATTCCGTAGGTGAGACGGGTATGGTTGGCAGCCCCAAACGTAGAGAAATTGGACATGGTCGCCTGGCCAAACGTGCGATTATGGCGGTATTACCAGAGGCAAACGAATTTCCTTATGTATTAAGAGTGGTCTCTGAAATCACTGAATCTAACGGTTCCAGCTCAATGGCTACAGTGTGTGGTACCAGCCTTGCATTGATGGATGCAGGCGTTCCATTGAAAGCCCCTGTTGCTGGGGTAGCAATGGGTTTGATTAAAGAGGGTGACCGGTACGCTGTATTAACGGATATATTAGGTGATGAAGACCATTTAGGTGATATGGATTTCAAAGTTGCTGGAACAGAACAGGGAATTACCGCATTACAAATGGACATTAAAATCCACGGGATAACCAGTGAAATTATGGAGCAAGCCCTGGATCAAGCTTTAGCCGGCCGCCTGCACATTCTAGGTGTCATGAATAATGCATTATCTGAGCATAGAGACGAATTGTCTCAACATGCACCTCGAATTACTACCATGAAAGTTGCTGAAGACAAGATTCGAACTATTATTGGTAAAGGCGGAGCAACGATTAAAGGATTGATTGATAGCACAGGTGTTTCTATAGATATCGATGATACAGGTGTAGTTCAATTGTTTTCTCCAGACATGAATGCATTGGAAGAAGCACAAAAGCAAATTAAAGCATTAATTGCCGAAATTGAGGTTGGTCAAACTTATCAGGGCAAGGTAAGTAAGATTGTTGATTTTGGTGCTTTTATTAATCTTTTACCTGGAAAGGACGGTTTACTCCATATTTCTCAGATCTGCAGTGATCGATCTCAAAAAGTTGAATCTGTATTGCATGAAGGCCAAGAGATAGAGGTCTTTGTTGCTGGCATCGATAAACAAGGTCGTGTGAAGCTGGAGTGGAAAGATAAGCCCCAAGCAGAAGGCGCAACTGACGCTCCAGTTACACCCGCTGCAGCGGAGCCTCTTGAGGAAGTTCATCAAGACGCGCCCAGTGTAAGTGATCGTGTAGGCGAAGAAGAGTAA
- a CDS encoding histidine triad nucleotide-binding protein translates to MNCLFCKIAQGAIPASVVFEDDEIMAFHDLNPQAPKHLLIIPKQHIATLNEASDANQALLGKMILGAKKIAQTEGISDAGYRLVFNINPDGGQTVYHIHLHLLGGRQMTWPPG, encoded by the coding sequence ATGAATTGCTTGTTTTGCAAAATTGCACAAGGTGCAATCCCTGCATCAGTAGTTTTTGAAGATGATGAGATAATGGCTTTTCACGATCTCAACCCGCAAGCTCCTAAACATCTGCTGATTATTCCAAAGCAACATATTGCTACACTGAATGAAGCCAGCGATGCGAACCAGGCCCTGTTGGGAAAAATGATTTTAGGGGCAAAAAAAATTGCTCAAACTGAAGGAATAAGTGACGCAGGATATCGATTAGTTTTCAATATTAATCCCGACGGTGGCCAAACAGTATATCATATTCATTTACATTTACTGGGCGGACGTCAGATGACTTGGCCCCCAGGCTAG
- a CDS encoding ATP-binding protein, with amino-acid sequence MESTKEPIDYKSIFESAPGLYLVLDKEFTIIAASNNYLQATMVTREQIIGKNIFEVFPDNPEDPQATGVSNLNDSLTRVLINKTHDTMAIQKYDIRRPSEQGGGYEERYWSPINLPVFDNHKKIKYIIHRVEDVTEYIQLKKTRYDQLKAMEALRTRAGEMEIEIYQRAQEIQVINKKLQIANYNLASLDQLKTQFFANISHELRTPLMLILGPIDSLLRDKSLAPSQVKRIQLMRENALLLLKHVNDLLDIAKFDSGRLQINYYNIDFVHLVKRILSLFEADIEAKRLHLSYSFPPKLCIQIDYEKIERVIINLLSNAIKFSPFQGTINLKLDKKNTYAEFSIEDNGPGIPSEYREAIFERFFQMEESMGHSEGTGLGLAIVKDFIELHQGKIKVQQSKLGGALFIMQIPTNAPADQLVHSEQPMHKTIEIPRIVSQSKIVTKQLNRENHANLPLVLVVEDNLTMNEFLCELLSKEYRIASARDGQEGLDKAINLHPQIIITDIMMPNMNGIEMVHAIRQYSPLLSTPIMIVTAKADEELCVRMLQEGAQDYMIKPFSTEEFKARIANLILVKHAEDELERFVYLAAHDLKSPLPAIEHLVSWIEEDVGNQLTSQSRKYLTFLRKRAYRMSNLLDGLLKYAQAGTMHSKVEKINFPELVNSVAHQVEAANDFNICCERCEFTVEAEKKLLQEVIYELIDNGVKHHHLQKGHIQVGVVEKNDYYEFFVADDGPGIELAYQDRIFQLFQTLQPRDVLESCGVGLSIAKKIVEAQGGRIGVKSDKNQGAIFHFTWPKKIGGAA; translated from the coding sequence ATGGAGAGTACAAAAGAACCCATTGATTATAAATCTATTTTTGAGTCTGCTCCTGGACTTTATCTTGTTCTGGATAAAGAGTTTACGATTATTGCTGCCAGCAATAATTATCTGCAAGCCACCATGGTAACTAGAGAACAAATTATTGGGAAAAATATATTTGAAGTGTTTCCCGATAATCCAGAAGACCCTCAGGCAACTGGAGTAAGTAATTTAAACGATTCATTGACTAGAGTGTTAATAAATAAAACTCACGACACCATGGCAATCCAAAAATACGATATTCGTCGCCCTAGCGAACAAGGTGGAGGATATGAAGAACGTTATTGGAGTCCGATAAATCTACCCGTTTTCGATAATCATAAAAAAATTAAATATATTATTCATCGAGTCGAAGACGTCACAGAATACATTCAACTAAAAAAAACGCGCTATGATCAACTAAAAGCAATGGAGGCGTTGCGTACCCGTGCCGGGGAGATGGAGATTGAAATTTATCAACGAGCGCAAGAAATTCAAGTCATTAACAAAAAATTACAAATTGCCAATTACAATTTAGCATCGCTTGATCAACTAAAAACGCAATTTTTTGCGAATATCAGCCATGAATTACGTACCCCACTCATGTTAATTTTGGGCCCTATAGATAGTTTGTTACGAGATAAATCTTTAGCGCCATCACAAGTCAAAAGAATTCAATTAATGAGAGAGAACGCACTTCTTTTATTAAAACATGTCAATGATTTATTAGATATTGCAAAATTTGATTCAGGTAGATTACAAATTAATTATTACAACATTGATTTTGTCCACCTTGTTAAAAGGATTCTCTCTCTATTTGAGGCAGATATTGAAGCAAAAAGGTTACACCTTTCTTATTCTTTCCCCCCCAAATTATGCATTCAAATCGATTATGAAAAGATTGAGCGTGTGATCATCAACTTGCTCTCCAATGCGATAAAATTTAGTCCGTTTCAAGGAACGATTAATCTGAAGCTCGATAAAAAAAATACGTATGCGGAGTTTTCTATTGAAGATAATGGCCCAGGAATTCCCTCAGAGTATAGAGAAGCGATTTTTGAACGTTTCTTTCAAATGGAGGAAAGCATGGGGCATTCAGAAGGCACTGGCTTAGGGTTAGCAATTGTAAAAGATTTTATCGAATTGCATCAGGGCAAAATTAAAGTGCAGCAATCAAAATTAGGTGGTGCGCTTTTTATCATGCAAATCCCGACAAATGCTCCAGCAGATCAATTGGTGCATAGTGAACAACCCATGCACAAAACCATTGAAATCCCTCGCATTGTGAGCCAGAGCAAAATAGTGACCAAGCAGCTCAATAGAGAAAATCATGCCAATCTACCTCTTGTTTTAGTGGTAGAAGATAATTTGACCATGAATGAATTTTTGTGTGAACTGTTAAGCAAAGAATATCGTATCGCCAGTGCGCGTGATGGTCAAGAAGGGTTGGATAAGGCGATTAATTTACATCCTCAAATAATCATTACTGATATCATGATGCCCAATATGAACGGAATAGAAATGGTCCATGCAATAAGACAGTATTCGCCCCTCCTGTCTACCCCTATTATGATTGTCACTGCGAAAGCAGACGAGGAACTTTGTGTGCGCATGCTTCAAGAGGGAGCTCAAGATTATATGATTAAACCCTTCTCTACCGAAGAATTTAAAGCAAGAATTGCCAATTTGATTTTAGTCAAACATGCAGAAGATGAATTAGAGCGTTTTGTTTACTTAGCCGCCCATGATTTAAAATCACCCTTACCGGCAATCGAACATTTAGTTTCTTGGATTGAAGAAGATGTAGGTAATCAATTAACTTCCCAATCCCGAAAATATCTAACCTTCTTAAGAAAGCGTGCTTATCGCATGTCTAATTTATTAGATGGGCTATTAAAATACGCACAAGCCGGAACCATGCACTCAAAAGTTGAAAAAATTAATTTTCCCGAATTAGTCAACTCTGTCGCCCATCAAGTAGAAGCGGCAAATGACTTTAATATTTGTTGTGAGCGCTGTGAATTTACGGTCGAGGCAGAAAAAAAGCTATTACAAGAAGTAATTTATGAACTAATTGACAATGGAGTAAAACACCACCATCTTCAAAAAGGGCACATTCAAGTCGGTGTTGTTGAAAAGAATGATTATTATGAGTTTTTTGTAGCCGATGATGGACCTGGTATCGAGCTCGCATATCAAGATCGAATTTTCCAACTTTTTCAAACCCTGCAACCACGTGATGTATTAGAAAGCTGTGGCGTTGGGCTCAGCATTGCCAAGAAAATTGTTGAAGCTCAAGGGGGGCGGATTGGGGTCAAATCAGATAAAAATCAGGGAGCAATATTTCATTTTACTTGGCCAAAAAAAATAGGAGGTGCAGCGTGA
- the rpsO gene encoding 30S ribosomal protein S15 has product MSLSSADKAAIVKEYKRSDKDTGSPEVQVSIITSRIKYLTDHFKEHKKDFHSRRGLQELVNKRRKLLKYLKRNDEARYQTLIQSLELRDSY; this is encoded by the coding sequence ATGTCGCTAAGCAGCGCGGATAAAGCAGCAATCGTTAAAGAATACAAGCGTTCCGATAAAGATACTGGTTCGCCTGAAGTTCAGGTTTCTATCATTACAAGCCGCATTAAATATTTAACTGACCATTTTAAAGAGCACAAAAAAGATTTCCATTCTCGTCGTGGACTACAAGAACTGGTTAATAAGCGTCGCAAGTTGTTAAAATATTTAAAGCGCAACGATGAAGCTCGCTATCAAACATTAATCCAAAGTCTGGAACTGAGAGATTCTTATTGA
- the folE gene encoding GTP cyclohydrolase I FolE, with product MEKLYKELLTQIGEDITRQGLVDTPARAANAIRYLTKGYNENLDDIINEALFDSDMNEMVIVKDIEMYSMCEHHLLPFLGKCHVGYIPNGKVIGLSKMARIVDYYARRLQIQERLTTEIAKCLESITGARGVAVVIEAKHLCMMMRGVEKQNSVMTTSVMLGEMRTNPTSRAEFLTLTQGK from the coding sequence ATGGAAAAACTATATAAAGAACTGCTAACACAGATAGGTGAAGACATAACTCGTCAAGGATTGGTTGACACGCCTGCACGTGCAGCCAATGCCATCCGTTATTTGACTAAAGGCTATAACGAAAATTTAGATGACATCATCAATGAGGCACTTTTTGATTCGGACATGAACGAAATGGTAATCGTGAAGGATATAGAAATGTATTCAATGTGCGAACACCATTTACTCCCATTCCTTGGGAAATGTCATGTAGGATACATTCCTAATGGAAAAGTAATCGGGTTATCAAAAATGGCACGTATCGTTGATTACTACGCTCGACGCTTGCAAATTCAGGAGCGTTTAACCACGGAAATAGCAAAATGCCTGGAATCCATTACTGGTGCACGTGGTGTGGCTGTTGTGATTGAAGCAAAGCATCTATGCATGATGATGCGGGGGGTTGAAAAGCAAAACTCCGTAATGACCACTTCAGTTATGCTAGGTGAAATGCGTACTAACCCAACAAGTCGTGCTGAATTCTTAACTTTGACCCAAGGCAAGTAA
- a CDS encoding response regulator → MTHRKTIPVILVVDDDEIDRIYVERELGKLNMPLTLQIARNGIEALDILMKDDTETPVLPTIIVLDLMMPKMNGLEFLQSFRTHSKFKSIRIFVLTTSNNNKDKIATEDFNIDGYFIKDTQFNDFLNQCKNVLEQLGK, encoded by the coding sequence GTGACTCATAGAAAGACAATCCCTGTTATCTTAGTGGTTGATGATGATGAAATTGATCGCATCTATGTAGAAAGAGAGCTTGGCAAATTAAATATGCCTCTTACACTGCAAATAGCACGAAATGGGATTGAAGCCTTAGATATCTTGATGAAGGATGATACTGAGACCCCAGTATTGCCTACGATCATTGTTTTAGATTTAATGATGCCTAAAATGAATGGCTTAGAATTTTTGCAATCTTTTCGCACCCATTCAAAATTTAAAAGTATACGAATTTTTGTTCTTACTACTTCAAATAACAACAAAGATAAGATCGCGACTGAAGATTTTAATATTGATGGATATTTTATTAAGGATACACAATTCAACGATTTTCTTAATCAGTGTAAAAATGTATTGGAACAATTAGGAAAATAA
- a CDS encoding HlyC/CorC family transporter translates to MTYHLSTLFIILLFLIFLAAFFSGTEIGMMSINRYKLKHLVKKENKQATRVNQILSRPDRLLSVVLIGNTLANILASTIATLIGQHIYGDAGIAIATAFLTLVILVFAEMIPKTFAAIYPQKVAFATSLPLQILQLILAPLVFITSFMSNGVLRLFRVSIHKIQKESLTGEELRSVVLEAGGLLPVEHKSMLISLLDLEQATVEDIMIPKSDIVGIDIEEPWSEILYQLETAKHTRLPLYRDSIDDLVGMIHVRDVLNLAIENELDLDSLLAAADKPYYIPEATPLNIQILNFRKMKRRSSFVVDEYGNIQGLVTMEDILEEIVGEFTTDVAALSRGITPQSDGSVIVDAGLTLRHLNRLMGWHLPLIGPKTLSGLIVEHLGYIPPPDSCLAIENYRMEILKVGDNTIKSVKVFKMSKKRK, encoded by the coding sequence GTGACATACCATCTTTCTACACTGTTCATCATACTGCTTTTTTTAATTTTTTTGGCTGCTTTTTTTTCAGGCACTGAAATCGGTATGATGTCGATAAACCGCTATAAGTTAAAGCATTTGGTCAAGAAAGAAAACAAACAGGCAACAAGAGTGAATCAAATACTCTCTCGACCCGACCGATTATTGAGTGTGGTGTTAATCGGTAATACCTTGGCTAATATTCTTGCCTCAACAATAGCAACATTGATTGGCCAACATATTTATGGTGATGCGGGTATTGCTATAGCCACCGCCTTTTTGACCCTGGTGATTTTAGTATTTGCAGAAATGATACCCAAAACATTTGCCGCAATTTATCCCCAGAAAGTTGCATTTGCCACTTCGTTACCCTTGCAAATTTTACAATTGATTCTTGCCCCGCTGGTATTTATAACCAGCTTTATGTCCAACGGTGTCTTACGTTTATTTCGAGTCTCAATTCATAAAATACAAAAAGAATCATTGACGGGCGAAGAATTACGTTCCGTGGTGCTTGAAGCGGGAGGTTTGCTCCCGGTGGAGCACAAAAGTATGTTAATTAGCCTATTGGATCTGGAACAAGCAACAGTCGAAGATATTATGATTCCTAAATCAGATATCGTTGGCATTGACATAGAGGAGCCTTGGTCGGAAATTCTCTATCAATTAGAAACAGCAAAGCATACCCGCTTGCCTTTATACCGAGATTCGATAGATGATTTGGTCGGCATGATTCACGTGCGTGATGTACTGAATCTAGCTATTGAGAATGAGTTGGACCTTGATAGTCTATTGGCTGCTGCTGATAAACCCTACTATATTCCTGAAGCAACCCCTCTCAACATTCAGATTTTAAATTTCAGGAAAATGAAAAGACGGAGTTCTTTTGTCGTCGATGAATATGGAAATATTCAGGGCCTCGTCACTATGGAGGATATACTTGAAGAGATCGTAGGCGAGTTTACCACCGATGTCGCTGCATTAAGTCGCGGGATTACTCCCCAAAGTGATGGCTCAGTTATTGTCGATGCCGGTCTTACATTACGTCATTTAAATCGTTTAATGGGATGGCACTTACCGCTGATAGGCCCTAAAACCTTAAGTGGTTTAATCGTAGAACATCTTGGATATATTCCCCCACCTGATTCATGTCTGGCTATAGAAAACTATCGTATGGAAATATTAAAAGTAGGCGATAATACGATTAAAAGTGTCAAAGTATTTAAAATGAGTAAAAAGCGCAAATAA